CGCTTGTCCAGTACGGATGTTGTATTAGCGCTATAACATTGACTGTTTAACCTAGACTTATCTCGAACTTAAGGAAATTCATCGAAAATATCGTTAAGATATATAAATAAAGTTTTAAAAGTTTTAAATATGTTGATAGTTATTCTAATTTTTGACGTGGCTTTAGTGGCTTGGTCACTGCACCTGATGGAAGAAGCTTACGAGCATCGAGAATTTTCTCTAATGCTGGCTGGCACCTTGGTAGCGCTTGCTGCTGCTGCCATGCTAGTTGTCTATTTTCTCATGGGCAACTGTATGAGCTACTTGATGAGTGTGTCTTAGTATTTTTACTTACTCTTCTCATCAATAGACTTGACGAATTGCAAAAAACTAAGCGATAATATAAAACTCTTAAGGGGGTATAGCTCAGTTGGTAGAGCGCTTGCATGGCATGCAAGAAGTCAGCGGTTCGAGTCCGCTTATCTCCATTTGACTTAAAGCTACTATAATCAAGGGATGCTCAACCTAACTTACAAAAATCATGCTGAAAGCCCCGGGCATTTATGCCAGGGATGAAAGCTAAAGGTAAGATTTATCCTGCCATTGTATTGATTTATACTCATAGTCATGAAGTAGTTTTAGACTTAAATAGCGGTGAAAAAACTGCACAGTCGATAATAAACTACGTCTGGCTAAGTAAGCGCAATGTATGTGGTCTTTGGAGCAGCATATCTGAGCGTGTAGGGGCGTTTTGACCCGTCCCACTAGAAAGATAGTCCAGTGACAGCTAATGATTCAACCCGAAGCTTTGCGATCGCTACTAGAATCGGTTGCTGCTGGAGAAGTTAACCCAGCTGTTGCCTTAGAAAAACTCAAGCATTTTGCCTATGAGCCTGTAGGTGAATTTGCCCGAATCGACCATCATCGCACTCTGAGAACTGGGTTTCCAGAAGTGATTTGGGGACCCGGGAAGACACCAGATCAAATCGCTCAAATTATGGAAGCGATGCGCCTACGTGCTCCAGTCGTAATGGCAACGCGCATTGAACCAGCAGTTTATGCTCAGTTGGAAGAAAAGGTTGCTGGTCTTCAGTATTATCCATCTGCCCGAATTTGTGCCATTGCCCCAGCCCCAATAGAACCCCAGTATCCTGGCACTATTAGCATCCTCTCAGCTGGTACAGCTGATTTACTCGTCGCAGAGGAGGCAGCGGTTACAGCAGAACTTTCTGGTTTTAGAGTGCAACGGCTTTGGGATGTGGGCGTTGCTGGTATCCATCGCTTGCTAGATAACCGCCATGTTATTACTCAAGCATCTGTGCTAATCGTTGTGGCGGGAATGGAAGGAGCCTTACCCAGCGTGGTTGCTGGATTGGCGGATTGTCCAGTCATTGCTGTTCCTACCAGTGTCGGTTATGGTGCAAGTTTTGGTGGTCTAGCACCCCTCTTGACAATGCTCAATTCTTGTGCTGCTGGGGTGGGAGTGGTGAATATAGATAATGGCTTTGGTGCAGCAGTTTTGGCTGGGCAAATTTTGAGGACGGCTGACAAACTAAGGTTATCTGAAGGCTAGCGATTAGATAATAAGGAGCAGTCTTAATTATGGCGTCACCTTTCTACCTGGCGATCAAAGGTAAGTTCGTTATTGTGGGGAAACAACCCGATGGAGACTCGGTTCGTTTCATTGCTAACACCCCAGATCTCTACGAAGAACTCCACCGCAACTATCGAATTAAGCTTTCTCGCGATCGCAGCGTTCAGCTGCGGTTTGAGGGAATCGATGCGCCAGAAGTTCATTATGGTAGTGATGCACAAATATTAGGAGAACAAGCCCGCGATCAACTCCTAGCCCGGATGGGTTTTGATAACATCAAGTTTTCAGGCAACAAGGTGCAGGCTGCTGATCCGGATACTGTTTCTGGGGCTATTCTCTCTAAAGCAGCTGACGCTAACGGTCGTCCTGTTTCCTATGTGGTGCTAGGCGAGGATGCCGAGCAACTGGAGAATGGAGATTGGATACGAGTAGAGGCAGGTTTACTGAGAAAAACAATTAACTTCCAGATGCTGACAGAAGGTGCAGCCTATTACACAGTGTATACCTCCACACCAGTAGCTCATCGAAGGTTGCTACGTAAAGCAGCTCTTGCTGCTCGGCAAGATAATCAGGGTGTCTGGGCAAAAGATGCAACTAACGAGTTTGAGTTAGTAGAGCGAGAGTCAATTACAGCTCCTAATGGAGAGTTAATTCTTCCTAAGCTGTTTCGTCGCAGCATCGATTACTTGAAAGCTGTAGATAATGGTTTTCGTGGCAACCTCAAGGATTGGTTGATTGAAGTTTCGGAGAAACCTTCTCGCAATGAAAACGATCGCGTAGTAATTCGTGATGCTGTAGAAGTGCGGCTCAGCGACCTGATTAAACACTACAACAGCCGTGTTGTTTTTCAAGAAGATATACTCAACCTAACTTTTGTCGAAAAGTAGTAATACCGTTTCCCCTCCTGTCCAATCGCAAGCTCATTTAATAGCAGCCTAGGTTGGCAAGCCCTAGACAAGATGAAGCCAGCTAGGATAAGCATAAGAATCCTGGGCTTGCAACTCTGACCCGTTATAAGTTTTGAACACTAAGTTGGCTACAGCTTCAAGCTTATCCATTAAGCTGTCATCGTCGCTAGTGGCTTCAAAAGCAAGGCTCCACCAATCATTGCCTCGGACATTTAATTGAGTGAGTTCTAGGGTACAGTTTTCGTACAGACGCTGCGATCGCGCCTTCTTGACACTCACCCAAGATTTTTTACCTACAACATCTGTAAGCTGAAAGCTTTCTCCCGTAGAGTCTTCACAAAGCCACTTGCCCCATTTTTCTACCTTGCCTTCTACTCGATCTCCAAACCCCCGAACACCTAACTCTGCTTTGCGCCACTTGATTTCTAGCCGTCCCTGCCGGAGTTTAAGCCCTAAGTATTCAATTCCTGGTGAGTAGAGATATACATCTTCTCGTTCCTCTGGTGGCTGCAGTTGCCCTTCTAGATCATCTTGCTGGAACCACTTTGAAATCGGGTCGGGTAGCTTGCCGCACTTGAACCATCGCAGTTCTGAACTTGTCAGCATTAGTTTTTTCCTTCATCCGGCGCCTGCTTTGCTCAATCACTGATGTAGCCGCTGTGTTCGCCAAGGGGCTGTCCGTCTAGTATGCCCGAGCGTTCGACCCCAATCAAGCACTTCAACCCTGCCTACTGCTGTTGCAGGGTTGGCGCAGCTGTATAAATTTAAACAGAGCAATATTCATTAGCTATTGAGCACCTCCGTCGTTTCCTGGTTAGGCACTAGCTTAGGTCGTGATTTGCTACAATCGCGATCGCCTGTTGGGCGTTAGCACGAAACTCTGCAACATTAACTCGCCGTAGTAGAGCGATCGCCAATAGAACAAAAATTGACTCCAGCCCAAACACCAATCCATAAGCCAGGACAGGAGTTGTAAATAGCTGGCGACCCAGGTCTAACATTACCCCACCTGATAAGGTTGATATTGCTTGAGAAAATGCTTGGGCTAATCCCCACAGTCCTGTAAAAGTGCCCGCAGTTTCAGCTGTAGTCAGATCCAACATCAGGCTAATTGAGCTGCCGGTTGCAACTCCTATTGCTAACCCAAACAATACTAGCGACACCCGCAGCAGGTTAGGCATCCCAGTAAAGCCTGCCAGGACGATCAGCACAAAAGAACCC
This window of the Chroococcidiopsis sp. CCMEE 29 genome carries:
- a CDS encoding thermonuclease family protein, with translation MASPFYLAIKGKFVIVGKQPDGDSVRFIANTPDLYEELHRNYRIKLSRDRSVQLRFEGIDAPEVHYGSDAQILGEQARDQLLARMGFDNIKFSGNKVQAADPDTVSGAILSKAADANGRPVSYVVLGEDAEQLENGDWIRVEAGLLRKTINFQMLTEGAAYYTVYTSTPVAHRRLLRKAALAARQDNQGVWAKDATNEFELVERESITAPNGELILPKLFRRSIDYLKAVDNGFRGNLKDWLIEVSEKPSRNENDRVVIRDAVEVRLSDLIKHYNSRVVFQEDILNLTFVEK
- the larB gene encoding nickel pincer cofactor biosynthesis protein LarB gives rise to the protein MIQPEALRSLLESVAAGEVNPAVALEKLKHFAYEPVGEFARIDHHRTLRTGFPEVIWGPGKTPDQIAQIMEAMRLRAPVVMATRIEPAVYAQLEEKVAGLQYYPSARICAIAPAPIEPQYPGTISILSAGTADLLVAEEAAVTAELSGFRVQRLWDVGVAGIHRLLDNRHVITQASVLIVVAGMEGALPSVVAGLADCPVIAVPTSVGYGASFGGLAPLLTMLNSCAAGVGVVNIDNGFGAAVLAGQILRTADKLRLSEG